DNA from Spirochaetota bacterium:
AACTAGTGCTTCTATTATACATCTTTATAACGGTGGATCCTTGAATAACTTTTTTATATCAAATTGTGTAATAAGTGGTGCTTATGGTGGGGCATTATCAGGTCAAATAGGTATATACGAAGATGGTAGTACTGATGTGACAGGTCACACGATAGCAAACAATACTTTCATAACTAATGATTTGCCCTATTTGTATAGGAACTACCAAGATTTATTGATATCTAGGGATTCTTGGTGGAATATAACTAATCATACCCAAACAGGTGCGTCTGTTGCATCAGGTAATAATGTTGGAAGTTATTAAAATGTTCTTAAAAGGTATTTTGAATATATCTTCTATAGTGCGATTTTGAAGTATATCTTGTCAGAGTAGTTTGAGGTTTTCTCTATGACTCTAACCTGCTTGCTATCAACTTGAGTCCTTTTAACATAAGTTCCTTGTCAATGAATTTGTTTGAAATATTTACCAACTCAAATATTTTGTCAGACAGCCCACCTGTGAAGATTACCTTGAAGTTTGAGTAATTAAGTTCTTTGAATATTTCGTTTATTACACCTTCAATGCCTTTTGCCAGACCTAGTATTATTCCACTTCTCAAGCATTCTTCAGTAGTTTTGCCTACTACTCTTTTTGGAGTGTCTAGAGATATTTTTGGTATCTTTGAAGCTTTTTGAAATATGGCATAGAGTGATGTTTGAATCCCCGGCATAATAACGCCGCCTAGATACGCACCATCTCTTAAGACATCAATCGTCGTAGCAGTTCCAGTATCAACGATTATACAATCAGACCCGTATAGAACCTTTCCAGCGAGAGCATCAACAAGCCTATCACTACCAATCTCATTTATGTTGTTGTATTCAATCCTTATTCCTGTGTCTTCAGGTTTAACAAATACTGGTTCTACTCCAATCACATTTAGAATACCATACCTGAATTGAACATCCACTTCTGGAACAACACTTGATATTACAACACGAAATATCTCATCTCTACGCACATCAAAATAGTTGAGGATTGAGAATAGGTTTAGTGAAACTTCATCAATAGTGATCAAATGATTCGTTGTAATCCTAAAGTGTTTAAATTCAAAGTTATTCCAGTCATCCGTTGATATTCCGAAAACAACATTTGTATTCCCTATGTCTATACACAGAACTTTTCTACTCATGGTAGAATATCTAATGCAAAGCCCATAGCAGTTTGTAAATATCCAAATTTTTTTGTTAGATTATCATACCTTCCACCACTTACTATGTGTGTTGGTTGTTTGTCTGAAAACACCTTGAAGAATACTCCGCTGTAGTAATCCATATCTGGTGTAAGAATTGGGTCAAAGACTACATTCTCTTCTCCGAATGTATTCACAATAGTATCAATATCTTTGAGAGTATCTTCACTGACTCCAGTGAGTGATAGAGATTTATTTTTAACACTCTCAATCCCATCTTCCAAAACGATGAAAACGAGTTCTTCTATGTTTTTATAGACATCTTTTTCAACAACCTTTTCAAGAGATGGTAAATCCTTGTTAGCGAGTAGGTATAGAACGATATCTCTATCTTCCTCTTCAACCTTGCTCACTATAGCGTCTATGATATTTGAAAAGTTAAAGACGAGTTTATATTCCTTAAGTAGATCGTGTTTATTTAGTGCTTGTATTATGTCTTTTAGTATTTTGAACATACTTTTAATTTCTTCGTCGCTGCCACCGATTATTTCAATGCCAAACTGCTTTATCTGTCTTGGATACCATTTGAAACTCGGCTCTCTGAATACATCGGAGTAGTAGAATAGTTTTACTGGTAATTTTAGGTTTTTTATTCTTGGTGCTAGAAATCTCACAATCTGTGTTGTTGTGTCATACCTTGGGACTATGAAATCGTTTCCATCCTTGAATACAAAGAGTTCCCTAACACCACTTCCTAAAACCTTTTCATAAACTTCAAAGAAATCAAAGACAGGTGTATTGACCTCTTGGAATCCGTTTTGTTTTACTATTCCATACAGTTCTTCAATCAGTTCCTTCTTGCTGTCATACTCAAACGAGAAGCCTCTAGGTGCGCCGACGAGATCTCTCTTTGAAAGGAAGATGTTTTTGAGAAACTGTTTCATTGGACGCCTCTTATTGAGAAGCCGAGTTTTTCCTGAATATCTTTTATGATGTTAGTGAATACGACCTTTATCTCAACTTCCTCTCTCACTTCATTAACCCATTGTAGTTTGAAAAGGATATTTACGCTTTTCATCCCTTCTGGTAGTTTAGGACCTTCGTATATGTCCATTACCCTTACATCAGTTATCTCTAGATTTTGATTCTTTGTTTCGTAGTTTTGTATGAAATTGATAAGGTTTGAGGTATGATAGTCTTTGGGAACGAGTATGGATATACTCTTCGTGGATGATGGTAATCTGTTGATGCCTTTGAATTCCACTTCTTTTCCGAGGTATTTTTCTAGTTTAGTTAGAGATATTTCACAGACAAGGGTATCTTGTATCTCTATTTGTTGTGAGATTTCAGGATGAACCTTACCTATATAGCCTAACACATCTCCTTCTACTACTATCTCACCTGATATGTAGTTGTGTAGAAAATGTATCCTTCTTTGTCTAACTTCTGCTCTGATACCAAGGAATAGAAAGAGTTTATCTACTATCTCCTTTAGGTCGTAGTATGAATAGCTACTTGTGTCAAACCAGTTTTCGTATTTATTACCATGGAGGACTATACAGACATTCTTCTCCTCTACGAAGCCTTCGGTGGAGTTTGTAAAAACTCTTCCTACCTCAAAAAGTGATAGGTTTTTGACTCCGTTATTGATATTCCTCTTTACTGTCTTAAGAACATTTATCAGTAGAATAGGTCTTAATATTGTGTCTTCCGCTACCATAGGGTTTGATATGGTTATCAGTGATTGACTTTCTAACTTGAATGTTTCTACGTCTTTTTCAGATATGAAAGAAAAGTTCATCACTTCAGTAAGACCTTGAGATGATAGATTGTGTCTTATCAAACTCTCATACTTTAGTTGATTTGATGGTATTTCAGGGTTTTTGTCTATCCTTGGTAATGTAGATGGTATGTTGTCGTATCCGTATATCCTTGAGACTTCTTCAAATATATCTTCTTCAATACTGACATCCTTTCGGTATGATGGAACTTTTAATGTTATCTTGTCTGCTTTCTGTTGGATTTCAAAACCTAAACTTATGAGTATTTGTTTTATCGTTTCATCTGGTATATCATCTCCGATATTGCTTCTTATTGAACTAAAAGAAGTTTTAATATAGGTGTCTTTTAGTGCTTTGGCATCTTGAGCCCTAACATCGTTGAATTGAGATACTTTTACATCTCCGAGTAGTGAGGTCGCTAGATTTATAGCAAGTTCAGTTGTGTAGAAACCTATATCTCTTGAGAACCTATTTGATGACTCTGTTGATACTCCTATCTCTTTAACAGTTCTCCTTATGGAATTATAGTCAAAGTAAGCACTCTCAAGGAGTATAGAAGTTGTCGTTTCACTTACACCTGTTTCTTCTCCACCTATTACTCCAGCAACTGCTACTGGCTTATTCTCATCTGCTATTACCATAGTTCCTTTTGGTAGGGTAATGTTTTCTCCGTTGAGAGCAAGTATAGTTTCACCATCCTCTGAAGGTCTTACTATGATCTTACCACCTGCTAGTTTGTCGTAGTCAAATGCATGCATAGGTTGTCCTATCGCAAGCATAACATAGTTTGTAATATCAACTACATTGTTTATAGGTCTCTGTCCAGATAACAGAAGTCTATACTTTATGAGATCATCACTTTCTCTTATTCTAACATTTTTCAAAACTCTTGAGCAGTATCTATAACATCTGCTATCTTGTATTTCAATATGTGGTTTTGGTAGTTCTTCGTTGAACTTAAAATGTGGTAGAGGTTTGAGAGGAATGTTATATATAGAAGATAGTTCTCTTGCTATTCCTAGAATGGACAGAACATCTGCTCTGTTTGAAGGAACTTTTACAGTGAATATATACTCTTCCTTCATAAATGGAGGTAGAATGTTTGAGAGTAAATCGGACCCAATCTTCCAGTCGCTCGTTAGTTTCCAGAGTGTTTGACTTTCCTTCTCCAAGCCTAATTCATCCATAGCGAGTAGCATACCATTTGAGTTTATTCCTTCAATATTTCTAACATCTACTAGGAAGTTGTCTTCCCCAACGATAGTTCCAGGATAACAATACACAACTTTATCTCCTTTCTTTACTGTTGTATCTGCTGTTATTACTATCTTGTATTCATTATCTTTAACATCTACTTCACAGATAAAGTATTGTTGCTTTGTTGGATGTGGTGACAACTCCTCTATCCTTCCGATCACTACATTCCCGTCATAAAACTTTCTAATCTTAATATCTTCAACCTCTATTCCTGCTTTTGTTAGTTTTTCTGAGACCTTGTGAATGTTACCGTTTTCTTTGTCAAGAATCTTATCAAGTTCAATAAAGTCGTTTAGCCAGCTGAAGGGGAACTTCATTATTACCTCCTCATACCACTTTCCTGCTTCTCACAAACCAGACTATCACACCGGGAACTAAAACTAGTAGAGGAACAACAATAAGACTTAGGACAAGAACTAGGTTAGCATCTGCTGATGAAGGTATAACAACAGGTTCGCTTTTTATTGACTTTGGTTTTATTCCAAGAAGTCCGCTTTCTCGTGATGCCCACTCAACGATGTTGAGTGCGAGTTCCAAATTTCCAGACATGCTTTCAATAAAGTAGTCAGATAGGAAATCAATATCTCCTATAATTACCATCTTGCCAACCTTTGTTGTATCTTCTTCTGATGTCTTTTCAATAGCGTATCCTAGGATGATTGGTGGTTTCATATCTTTGTCATCCATAGAGGCAGAGAGAGTCTCACTACCTTCAGGTATTGACACTTCTCCCCAACTGTCAGATGAAGAGGACATAATGTCGTAATACCTGTATCCGAGTTGCCCTTCAATGTTTTCCATTCTACTTATGCCCATCGCTGTTACGAGTTGTATTGGTAGTCCTTTTCTCTTTATGTCAGATGTAAGAGGGCTAAAATGAATGTAGGGAATTATGTAAAATAACCTTCCTACGTAGGGATTAAATCTTTCTTGGTCAAAAACAACATTGTTCTTGACATAGAAACCTAGTTTTGACAGTAAATAGTTTATTGAAAATGACCTATCGTAGGTCACACTACCTAGGATTGGTTCAAGAAGAATTATTACGCTACCACCGTTTGTGAAGTAAGTGTATAGTTTATCTTGAATTTCAATAGGGATTATTCTTCTCGGTGAGACAATTACAATTGCTCCTGCGTCATCTGGGATTTCTTTTGTTGTTGATAGATTAAGTTCTTTAATTGTGAAGTTTGCTTTTTCAAGGTAGGACCTCCAAGTTTTGAAAGAGTATTCTACTTCAGCACCGGGAGCATCAGATAAGACTCTGTACTCTCCGTTACCTACCAAAAAGTATATAACCCTTGATGAACCAATTACGTTAAGTATGGCTGAAGTAACTTCTTCTTCAACTTTTATTCCAGTGGCTCTCGGACCATAGGAGGTTTGCTGGTATTCCACAAGAGACCCACCCCTTATGTATTTCTTGTTTTCTCCAGACTCAACTACGATCATTATACTCTCACCTTGAGGTAATTCGTATCGTTTTGCGGTAAGCGGATCTTTTATCGGGTCAATTGATACAAATGTAATCTTATCAGAATTCTTTGAATACTCCTCAAGTATCTTTTCAAGTTCGGTTGCTTCACCTTTCCTCGTAAAAAGTGTTATCTTTACTTCCTTGTTGAGTTTTTTTATAACCTCAAAGGTGTAGGGTGATAGCGAGTAAAGTTGTTCCGATGTTAGGTCTATCTTGAGTGATCTGTTGGATGCTAGGATGTATAGAACAACTAGTATGGCTAGAACAAGAACTATTATTGCGATATCCTCAACACCTCTGAATAGTTTTCCACTTTTTATATCTTCAAACACTCTCGTTCCAGCCCACAGGACCCAAACGATATTCAAAACGAGAAATACAAGTATTATTACTACTCCAATGGACAAACCGAAGAAACTTACGAGAGGAATAAAGGTTATGGTAAGAAAAATTAGGGTTATTATACCTATCTTGTAGTTATTCTTTAGAAACGATAATACATTTTTTAGAAACACTATCATTCGGATCTCCTTGTCAAATTATAATCAATTTTTAGGATAAACTTCCAACTGACAAAGTCTTGAAACTATGAGTGTATATTGTATATTATAATTGATAGGTATGACAAAACTGAGTGATACGAAGAGAGGTAATGTAGGATACATACTTAAGATAAATGGTGATAGACAGTTTAAGAAGAAACTTTTCGTTATGGGCATTCTAGAAGGTGAGAAATTTCTTGTTGAGAATGTGTCTCCTATGGGGTCTCCAATAGTAGTGAATGTGAAGCAAGCCAGAGTAGCACTAAGACGGGAAGAGGCAGAGAATGTTATTGTAGATCTTTCCTAAAAGTGTTTCCATCCCTTGTATTTTCTTTCATCTATCCTCTCGTCAAAGTATAATAGTTCAACTTCTTTTCCGTCGGTTATCTCACCGATTTCTGTAATTGGGGTATCTAGTTCAAGAGAGATTTTATGAACCTTATCAATATCTTGGCTAGGTATGGTGAATATGAGTTCGTAGTCTTCACCACCAGATAGAGGGTATTTAAAAAACTCAACTAGGCTATCATACCTTTTTTCTTTTGACATATAAACACTATATTCCTTACTTATTGGTATTTTGTTTATGTATATTCTAGCACCTACACTAGAACTTTGGGTTATGTGATTGACATCTTGAATCAGCCCATCACTCAAGTCTATGCAAGAAGTTGCTATTTCTTTTAACTTGAGTCCAAGTTCTATTCTTGGAGTTGGTGATACATGTCTTGAAACAAGATAACTTTCTATCTCCGATAGATGAGGCCCTTTACCTCTTTTGAGTAGTATCTCAAGTCCTAGTGATGAGTCTCCTATGTATCCACTAACAAATATCTTGTCACCGGCTTTCGTTCCTCTCCTCTCAAGAAGTCTGCCGAATGATCTGCCTACCAAAGTTATGGTTATGGTAAAATCCCTGCCTCTTGATACATTACCTCCACCTATATATACGTTATACTTGCTAAAAACATCAACCAACCCTCTATACACATCAAGTATAAAATCCAATTCAAAGTAAGGTGGTATTATGAGTGATACGAGAGCATATTTTGGTATCCCCCCCATCGCAGAAATATCACTCAGGTTTGAGACAGCACTCTTAACACCTATATCATACGCGGAAAACTTCTCTTTGAGAAAGTGTATTCCATCAACCATAGTGTCGGTAGTTATTATGGTGTTACCTTCACAGTCTCTAAAACCGAAGCAATCATCTCCATTAGGGATCGTAACTTCTTCTGGTATTCCTAGACTGTTGGTTATGTTCTTTATGTGTTCTATCAATTCAAATTCGTCGATTCTCATAGTGGTCTCTTGCTAAAGTAATTTTTCAGAGCACCGATACCATCTATCTCAATAACTATCTCATCGTTATCTTTCATCTCTCCAACACCTGGTGGAGTTCCGGTTGCTATTACATCACCCGGAAAGAGTGTCATAATCTTTGATACAAAACTTATTATCTCTTCAACTCCAAAGATCATGTTGTTTGTTGTAGAGTTTTGCTTGAGTTGCCCGTTTAGATATGCTCTTATCCCTAGCCCTCTCCAGTCAGTCTCCGTTTCTATCCAAGGTCCTATAGGACAGAATGTGTCAAACGACTTTGCTCGTGTCCATTGACCGTCTTTGTTCTGATAGTATCTTTCAGTTACGTCATTAAGACATGTATATCCAAGAATACATTCTCTTGCTTCATCAACAGATACATTTTTACAAACTTTTGATATTACAACTCCTAGTTCTGCTTCATAATCAACTCTCTTACAAAATTCTGGTGCTACTATGGTATCGTTATGACCTATAACCGTAGTTGGAGGTTTAAGGAAAAGAATAGGTTCTTCTGGTATAGGCATCTTGAGTTCTTCTGCGTGGTCTCTATAATTAAGTCCAACGCAAACAACCTTACTAGGTATCACAGGTGGTAGAATGTAGATACTATCCATCTTGAAACTTCTATCTTCAAACTCAAAATTCTCAAAAACATTTCCTTTGATAGGTATGACTATCTGGTTTTCAATGTCCAGAACTCCCCAATGTAATTTTTTATCCTCGGTTCTAAATCTAACTATCTTCATAGTTTATAAGGTAAATATCTCTGGTGTCTTTTTTCAAATATAATCAGGTTAAGCCCCGTTAGACAAATTATTTGCACACTCTGTTTTGAAATACCGATAGTGAGTTTGTTTGATCTTTATGTATAGTTGGAGTGTTGGTTTTGTTTTTCAGGATTTGTCTCAAATCTATCTAGGTCTTGTTGTGATCCACTAGTCAATAGTCTTTGTTTTAGTTCTATGTCGTTTGTAATTGTCAATTTTGATTCATGTTGTGTTAATCTTCATAATATTTAAGAAGTTGGATTTTGTTATACAGAATTTTTTACGAAAACTTTTTTAGAAAAACTTATATCTAGGTGTGTTGTCTATGAGGTTGGATAGAAGGAATTTGTTGAGATGCTATGGTAAGGTAATATCTGTGATAATCTTTATTTATTTGCTCTTCTTCATATTCGCTTACGCCCAGAAAACAACTCAACAACAAGATAAATCTTCTAGAGATACCAAAGATAAGATGGTGGTAGGTGGTGATGAAGGTTTTTTCAGAAAGTATTACACTAGGTTCAAAGGAAATGCTTATGTTGAGAAGGGTAGCACTAGGATGTTGGCAGAAGTGATTGAGTATTTTGAGACTAACAACTTTGCCATAGGTAGAGGTGATGTTGTACTCAAAGATAGTAAAAGTGGTATTAATGTGTTCGGACAATATAGCGAATACTATGGAAATAGTAATATCATTATTTTTTACAACAATCCATATCTAGTGATTACGAATGATGGTATATTTCTAAAAGGTGAGGTTCTGATACTCAATCAGAATGATGAGTCTGTTGTTTCTAGAACAAATGCGTATATGTCCAATGCAAATATTCAGATGTTTTCAGACAACATCATTGTTCTTTCAAAGTCAAACATAATAAGATTAGTTAGGAATTCAAAGGTAATTTCTTCAAACATCACGATTCACAGTGATAGAGGAGTTATAATAACCTCAAGCAACAAAAAAGCGAAAGAGAATGAAATATCGCAATATATAGGTATAGGTAGAGTGCTGATAATAGGTAGTAATTTTTCTTTAAGTTCAGACAATATTGTTATTAACTTTACCAACAATGAGGTTAAAGATTACACTGCAACAGGTAATGTAGTAATATCAAATACTAATAACATAGTTATGGCTGAATATTTTAGGTCAGAATTTGAAGGTGGTAGAGATGTTTTTCACATTGGTATGACTAATGTTGTTATAACGAACCTTGAGAATGGTGATACGGTTTATTCTGATTATCTCTTTGCAGATAAGAATAACAATTATGAACTCTTGAGTGGTAATGCTACTTATGTAATAGATAATGGTAGAACAAGGATAAAAGCTCAAACGATTGAGAGGTTTTTGGATATTAGTATTACTATGCTTAATAAGGATGTTGTCATTGATAGTGAGAATATAAGCATGATGAGTGAAATTGGTAAGTATGATGAGAAGATGAGGACAATACAGCTAATTGGAAATCCAAGAGTTGTGAATGAAGATAGGATGGGAGTCTCTGCCAATGTAATAACTATCAACATTAACAAAAGGCAGGTTAAAATAGATAACGGCAACTACGGATATGTCATCCCCGGTATGTAGGAATATTAAACTCATGCTATCCTACGATGGAAGTGATTACAACGGTTGGCAGAAGCAGAAAAACACCAGAAATACAATTCAGGAGATACTGGAGTTTTCATTATCCAAGATGCTGAATGAAAAAGTATCTGTAATAGGAGCGGGTCGGACTGACGCGGGAGCACACGCAGTTAGGCAAGTTGCAAACTTCAAAACTACTAACTTATCAATCCCTCCAGAGAAGTTTAGAGTTATTCTCAATGGAATTCTTCCAGAAAGTATAAGAGTTGTAAACTCCGAAGAGGTTGGATTAGATTTCAATTCAAGATACTCTGCGAAATTTAGAAAATACATTTACCTAGTGTTTATCGGTGATGAGAAGTACTATCCTTTTATTGGAAAGTATTCTTTGATTTCAAAGAGAAAGGATCATGATCTGAAGTTTTTGAGATTGTTAGCAAAGGATTTTCTAGGGGAACACGATTTTCTGTGTATATCGTCAAAGAGAGAGTATAAGACAACTGTAAGGTTTGTTAAGAGTTTTAGGGTTTTTAGATTTAAGGACTTTATCGTTTTTTCAATGACTGCGAATGGGTTTATGTATAACATGGCTAGGGGTATGGTTTCGGTTTTGCTAGAAGCAGAACGAAGGAATGATAAGAGTTTGGTTAGAAACATTCTACTAGGTATAGAAAAGATTAAACCTACACTAGTTCCATCAAACGGCCTTTACCTACATAGAGTGTATTACTAAAAGTTTTACAATCTTTCACTCCTTCTAAAACTCTTAATAAGACATAATAGAAACTTCGGAATTTATTGAGCACTCTTGTTAAATCTGGCAAAATATTGATTATTGTTTTAGGATGTTTTTACTTGCTCATAATATCTTTCAAAATTGTTGTTATCCTAAAAGAAATTGTTAATCAATTAACTTGAAGTATTTATGGTGTTTCTTAACTTTGGGGTTGTTTATTTTGAATTTCAAGCAAAAATTTGAAGAAGTTTATTCGTATTAGTAACATTTTGACAATTTGATATATATAGATGTAGATTATAAGAATTTAAGTATATGAAAAATATTTTTCAAGCACTTTTTGTTGTATTACTTATTTCAAGTTTTTGTTATGGTGTTCCACCTTATATGAAGAATGAGATAGCAATTATTCCGCAGAAAGAGAAACTTACACTATCACTTGAAATAATAAGGTACCAAAGAAAGTTACAAAATATGTCAAACTATAATATTCTCTCGGTTGAACTTGAAGGAGATTACACGCCTAATAACTTTATTGAAGTAGGTTTTGGTATACCGTATCTAAAAATTTTAGAGTCTTCTGATAGTGGTATTATTGGAGATATTGGTCTCTATTCAAAATTTGTGATATTAAGGGAGATTTTTTCAATACTAGATAACTTTCTATTACAGAACG
Protein-coding regions in this window:
- a CDS encoding type III pantothenate kinase, which encodes MSRKVLCIDIGNTNVVFGISTDDWNNFEFKHFRITTNHLITIDEVSLNLFSILNYFDVRRDEIFRVVISSVVPEVDVQFRYGILNVIGVEPVFVKPEDTGIRIEYNNINEIGSDRLVDALAGKVLYGSDCIIVDTGTATTIDVLRDGAYLGGVIMPGIQTSLYAIFQKASKIPKISLDTPKRVVGKTTEECLRSGIILGLAKGIEGVINEIFKELNYSNFKVIFTGGLSDKIFELVNISNKFIDKELMLKGLKLIASRLES
- a CDS encoding ATP phosphoribosyltransferase regulatory subunit, giving the protein MKQFLKNIFLSKRDLVGAPRGFSFEYDSKKELIEELYGIVKQNGFQEVNTPVFDFFEVYEKVLGSGVRELFVFKDGNDFIVPRYDTTTQIVRFLAPRIKNLKLPVKLFYYSDVFREPSFKWYPRQIKQFGIEIIGGSDEEIKSMFKILKDIIQALNKHDLLKEYKLVFNFSNIIDAIVSKVEEEDRDIVLYLLANKDLPSLEKVVEKDVYKNIEELVFIVLEDGIESVKNKSLSLTGVSEDTLKDIDTIVNTFGEENVVFDPILTPDMDYYSGVFFKVFSDKQPTHIVSGGRYDNLTKKFGYLQTAMGFALDILP
- the pheT gene encoding phenylalanine--tRNA ligase subunit beta gives rise to the protein MKFPFSWLNDFIELDKILDKENGNIHKVSEKLTKAGIEVEDIKIRKFYDGNVVIGRIEELSPHPTKQQYFICEVDVKDNEYKIVITADTTVKKGDKVVYCYPGTIVGEDNFLVDVRNIEGINSNGMLLAMDELGLEKESQTLWKLTSDWKIGSDLLSNILPPFMKEEYIFTVKVPSNRADVLSILGIARELSSIYNIPLKPLPHFKFNEELPKPHIEIQDSRCYRYCSRVLKNVRIRESDDLIKYRLLLSGQRPINNVVDITNYVMLAIGQPMHAFDYDKLAGGKIIVRPSEDGETILALNGENITLPKGTMVIADENKPVAVAGVIGGEETGVSETTTSILLESAYFDYNSIRRTVKEIGVSTESSNRFSRDIGFYTTELAINLATSLLGDVKVSQFNDVRAQDAKALKDTYIKTSFSSIRSNIGDDIPDETIKQILISLGFEIQQKADKITLKVPSYRKDVSIEEDIFEEVSRIYGYDNIPSTLPRIDKNPEIPSNQLKYESLIRHNLSSQGLTEVMNFSFISEKDVETFKLESQSLITISNPMVAEDTILRPILLINVLKTVKRNINNGVKNLSLFEVGRVFTNSTEGFVEEKNVCIVLHGNKYENWFDTSSYSYYDLKEIVDKLFLFLGIRAEVRQRRIHFLHNYISGEIVVEGDVLGYIGKVHPEISQQIEIQDTLVCEISLTKLEKYLGKEVEFKGINRLPSSTKSISILVPKDYHTSNLINFIQNYETKNQNLEITDVRVMDIYEGPKLPEGMKSVNILFKLQWVNEVREEVEIKVVFTNIIKDIQEKLGFSIRGVQ
- a CDS encoding GldG family protein encodes the protein MIVFLKNVLSFLKNNYKIGIITLIFLTITFIPLVSFFGLSIGVVIILVFLVLNIVWVLWAGTRVFEDIKSGKLFRGVEDIAIIVLVLAILVVLYILASNRSLKIDLTSEQLYSLSPYTFEVIKKLNKEVKITLFTRKGEATELEKILEEYSKNSDKITFVSIDPIKDPLTAKRYELPQGESIMIVVESGENKKYIRGGSLVEYQQTSYGPRATGIKVEEEVTSAILNVIGSSRVIYFLVGNGEYRVLSDAPGAEVEYSFKTWRSYLEKANFTIKELNLSTTKEIPDDAGAIVIVSPRRIIPIEIQDKLYTYFTNGGSVIILLEPILGSVTYDRSFSINYLLSKLGFYVKNNVVFDQERFNPYVGRLFYIIPYIHFSPLTSDIKRKGLPIQLVTAMGISRMENIEGQLGYRYYDIMSSSSDSWGEVSIPEGSETLSASMDDKDMKPPIILGYAIEKTSEEDTTKVGKMVIIGDIDFLSDYFIESMSGNLELALNIVEWASRESGLLGIKPKSIKSEPVVIPSSADANLVLVLSLIVVPLLVLVPGVIVWFVRSRKVV
- a CDS encoding FeoA domain-containing protein, producing MTKLSDTKRGNVGYILKINGDRQFKKKLFVMGILEGEKFLVENVSPMGSPIVVNVKQARVALRREEAENVIVDLS
- the thiL gene encoding thiamine-phosphate kinase, with amino-acid sequence MRIDEFELIEHIKNITNSLGIPEEVTIPNGDDCFGFRDCEGNTIITTDTMVDGIHFLKEKFSAYDIGVKSAVSNLSDISAMGGIPKYALVSLIIPPYFELDFILDVYRGLVDVFSKYNVYIGGGNVSRGRDFTITITLVGRSFGRLLERRGTKAGDKIFVSGYIGDSSLGLEILLKRGKGPHLSEIESYLVSRHVSPTPRIELGLKLKEIATSCIDLSDGLIQDVNHITQSSSVGARIYINKIPISKEYSVYMSKEKRYDSLVEFFKYPLSGGEDYELIFTIPSQDIDKVHKISLELDTPITEIGEITDGKEVELLYFDERIDERKYKGWKHF
- a CDS encoding fumarylacetoacetate hydrolase family protein, with the translated sequence MKIVRFRTEDKKLHWGVLDIENQIVIPIKGNVFENFEFEDRSFKMDSIYILPPVIPSKVVCVGLNYRDHAEELKMPIPEEPILFLKPPTTVIGHNDTIVAPEFCKRVDYEAELGVVISKVCKNVSVDEARECILGYTCLNDVTERYYQNKDGQWTRAKSFDTFCPIGPWIETETDWRGLGIRAYLNGQLKQNSTTNNMIFGVEEIISFVSKIMTLFPGDVIATGTPPGVGEMKDNDEIVIEIDGIGALKNYFSKRPL
- a CDS encoding LptA/OstA family protein: MRLDRRNLLRCYGKVISVIIFIYLLFFIFAYAQKTTQQQDKSSRDTKDKMVVGGDEGFFRKYYTRFKGNAYVEKGSTRMLAEVIEYFETNNFAIGRGDVVLKDSKSGINVFGQYSEYYGNSNIIIFYNNPYLVITNDGIFLKGEVLILNQNDESVVSRTNAYMSNANIQMFSDNIIVLSKSNIIRLVRNSKVISSNITIHSDRGVIITSSNKKAKENEISQYIGIGRVLIIGSNFSLSSDNIVINFTNNEVKDYTATGNVVISNTNNIVMAEYFRSEFEGGRDVFHIGMTNVVITNLENGDTVYSDYLFADKNNNYELLSGNATYVIDNGRTRIKAQTIERFLDISITMLNKDVVIDSENISMMSEIGKYDEKMRTIQLIGNPRVVNEDRMGVSANVITININKRQVKIDNGNYGYVIPGM
- the truA gene encoding tRNA pseudouridine(38-40) synthase TruA, translated to MSSPVCRNIKLMLSYDGSDYNGWQKQKNTRNTIQEILEFSLSKMLNEKVSVIGAGRTDAGAHAVRQVANFKTTNLSIPPEKFRVILNGILPESIRVVNSEEVGLDFNSRYSAKFRKYIYLVFIGDEKYYPFIGKYSLISKRKDHDLKFLRLLAKDFLGEHDFLCISSKREYKTTVRFVKSFRVFRFKDFIVFSMTANGFMYNMARGMVSVLLEAERRNDKSLVRNILLGIEKIKPTLVPSNGLYLHRVYY